One window of Pseudomonas sp. ML2-2023-3 genomic DNA carries:
- a CDS encoding LLM class flavin-dependent oxidoreductase, which yields MAKQMALAGFMLSGPVVHSHAVWRHPQTHSHFLDPDYYIEIAKTLEDGCFDLLFFADRLAVGDQAGQSRARSFELGAQDAARLDPLPILSLLAGHTRHIGLGLTRSTTYYQPPHVARAIASLDHISKGRSAWNIVTSMNDSEARLFGHAQHLAHDQRYARADEFVELVLKLWNSWQPDALVLDKVRGILADPDKIDAFKHRGTFFECEGPLNIPRVPQGQPVLIQAGASGRGRQFGSRWAEVIFSINSRVERMLEFRQDIHQQMRAIGRNPDDCKILTAVMPFIGGTEAEAIKKRDEHNALANPELGVITLSTQSNFDFTRFPLDTRLLDIARHSATPDVIAQKLRLERDITLGEYGAIMAASIRVPQLAGTAESVAQQLIDWLEQGACDGYVVSPAYLPGTFTEFTESVVPILQRRGYLRTAYEHPTLRGHLGLKSFG from the coding sequence ATGGCCAAGCAAATGGCATTGGCGGGGTTCATGCTTTCGGGCCCCGTGGTACATAGTCACGCGGTGTGGCGTCACCCGCAGACCCATAGCCACTTTCTCGACCCCGACTACTACATCGAAATTGCCAAAACCCTCGAAGACGGCTGCTTTGACCTGTTGTTTTTTGCCGATCGCCTGGCGGTTGGCGATCAGGCCGGGCAATCACGTGCGCGCTCTTTTGAGCTGGGTGCCCAGGATGCTGCGCGGCTGGACCCGTTGCCGATTCTTAGTCTGCTGGCCGGTCACACCAGGCATATTGGCCTGGGGCTGACGCGTTCCACCACCTACTACCAACCACCCCATGTAGCGCGGGCGATTGCCTCCCTCGATCACATTTCCAAAGGGCGAAGTGCGTGGAACATCGTCACGTCCATGAACGACAGCGAAGCGCGTCTGTTTGGTCATGCGCAGCATCTGGCCCATGACCAGCGATACGCCCGTGCCGATGAGTTTGTCGAACTGGTGCTCAAGTTGTGGAACAGCTGGCAGCCTGATGCGCTGGTGCTGGACAAGGTTCGCGGCATTCTCGCGGACCCGGACAAAATCGATGCCTTCAAGCACCGCGGTACTTTCTTTGAGTGTGAGGGGCCGCTGAATATCCCGCGTGTACCCCAGGGCCAGCCCGTATTGATTCAGGCCGGGGCGTCGGGCCGTGGTCGGCAGTTTGGTTCGCGCTGGGCAGAGGTCATTTTCAGCATCAACAGTCGGGTAGAGCGCATGCTCGAATTCCGTCAGGACATCCACCAGCAAATGCGCGCCATTGGCCGCAACCCCGATGACTGCAAAATTCTCACGGCGGTCATGCCATTCATTGGCGGCACTGAAGCCGAAGCGATCAAAAAGCGCGATGAACACAATGCATTGGCCAACCCTGAACTGGGGGTGATCACCCTGTCGACCCAGTCCAATTTCGACTTCACCCGGTTCCCGCTGGACACCCGCCTGCTGGACATCGCCAGGCACTCGGCGACGCCGGACGTGATTGCGCAAAAACTGCGTCTGGAGCGCGACATCACCCTTGGCGAGTACGGTGCCATCATGGCCGCCAGTATTCGCGTACCGCAATTGGCGGGCACCGCCGAAAGCGTGGCGCAGCAACTGATTGACTGGTTGGAGCAGGGTGCTTGCGACGGCTATGTGGTATCGCCTGCCTACCTGCCAGGCACCTTCACGGAATTCACCGAGTCGGTGGTGCCGATCCTGCAACGTCGCGGTTATCTGCGCACGGCGTATGAACACCCGACGTTGCGCGGTCATCTGGGCTTGAAGAGTTTTGGCTGA
- a CDS encoding ABC transporter substrate-binding protein, translated as MTTRRKLLTLLGLASLALQGAPTYAAAPQTLVVGDQFFSNRIVLELSGELKDLPYTIDFKRFNTGSPVASAVASGALDIGVVGDTPVISLAANGAPVKVVASTQTSLNGVGIVARPGIKSVADLKGKTVAIWNGSWSQQMMFKALDEAGVPRDSVNYKFLLPAEASMALSQGDIDAFGTWEPYVSLQEKEGSTLIRNAKGLMSAPTYVVAYEPVLAQKGEIIKDFVERLTRARVWSQSHVDEYAAAWSKANQSSPEIAKAWFKRDAITVLPISPTIVSEAQATSDFLYDAKLLKKPYDVTPMFDRAL; from the coding sequence ATGACAACACGTCGAAAATTGCTAACCCTGCTGGGTCTGGCCTCGCTGGCGCTGCAGGGCGCACCCACTTATGCTGCTGCACCGCAGACCCTGGTCGTGGGGGATCAGTTCTTCTCCAATCGCATTGTTCTGGAGCTCTCGGGTGAGCTCAAAGACTTGCCTTACACCATCGACTTCAAACGCTTCAATACCGGCTCTCCCGTGGCTTCGGCAGTCGCCAGCGGCGCGCTGGATATTGGTGTGGTGGGCGACACCCCGGTGATCAGCCTGGCGGCCAACGGAGCTCCGGTCAAAGTGGTGGCCAGTACCCAGACCAGCCTCAACGGCGTAGGCATCGTGGCCCGCCCGGGTATTAAGTCGGTGGCGGACCTCAAAGGCAAAACCGTCGCGATCTGGAACGGCTCGTGGAGCCAGCAGATGATGTTCAAGGCGCTGGATGAAGCCGGAGTCCCGCGTGACAGCGTGAACTACAAGTTCCTGTTGCCCGCTGAGGCGAGCATGGCCTTGAGCCAGGGTGACATTGACGCCTTTGGTACCTGGGAACCCTATGTTTCCTTGCAGGAGAAAGAGGGCAGCACGTTGATCCGCAATGCCAAGGGGTTGATGAGCGCACCGACCTATGTAGTTGCGTATGAGCCGGTGCTGGCGCAAAAGGGCGAGATCATCAAGGACTTTGTTGAGCGTCTGACCCGTGCCCGGGTATGGAGCCAGAGCCATGTCGACGAATACGCGGCTGCCTGGTCCAAGGCCAACCAGTCTTCCCCGGAAATCGCCAAGGCCTGGTTCAAGCGTGATGCCATTACCGTATTGCCCATCTCGCCCACCATCGTCAGCGAAGCCCAGGCCACCTCTGATTTTCTCTACGACGCCAAGCTGCTGAAAAAGCCCTACGACGTCACTCCCATGTTTGACCGCGCACTCTGA
- a CDS encoding acyl-CoA dehydrogenase family protein, which produces MPNPELNLWGTAPTDRYEQLAAPFRPLFEHISAQAAEADGSRSSLATVIQQLNALGLPRWRLPATYGGQDATLVELLTLLTELSAADSNITQALRGHFGFCEEVLVSKSPEWQAKWLDTLSQGALLSPGSTEVGTQTRGEFETRIHRSDDGSLRISGKKFYTTGALYSDLINTIGTGDDGTLYSVVVNLKAPGVQVIDDWNGFGQRLTASGTCIFDNVRLDDEPRPTDQRFAYGQSFFQIYHLSTLAGIARRATLSGADELSKRSRTFSTGNADVAAQDVQLLQVIGEVASQAYAAHAITRQAAQRLEQTAQYTIASDQPLAHDDPQVALAELEVCLAVNPVVDATLAATTALFDALGASATASNKALDRLWRNARTLANHNPRVYKSRIVGNYLVNGLVPPSQWRVGVAKG; this is translated from the coding sequence ATGCCTAATCCTGAATTGAACCTATGGGGCACCGCCCCGACCGATCGTTACGAACAATTGGCAGCCCCCTTTCGCCCGCTGTTTGAACACATCAGTGCGCAAGCCGCAGAGGCTGACGGGTCACGCAGCAGCCTTGCCACTGTGATCCAGCAATTGAATGCACTGGGCTTGCCGCGCTGGCGCTTGCCCGCCACTTATGGAGGGCAAGACGCCACGCTGGTTGAGCTGCTCACCCTGTTGACCGAACTGTCTGCAGCAGACTCGAACATCACCCAGGCCCTGCGCGGGCATTTTGGTTTTTGCGAGGAAGTGCTGGTTTCAAAGAGTCCCGAGTGGCAGGCAAAGTGGCTCGACACGCTCAGCCAAGGCGCGCTGCTCTCGCCAGGCAGTACCGAAGTGGGCACACAGACCCGTGGCGAGTTTGAAACACGCATCCATCGCTCTGACGACGGCTCGCTGCGTATCAGCGGGAAAAAGTTCTACACCACCGGGGCGCTTTACAGCGACCTGATCAACACGATCGGCACCGGTGACGACGGGACGCTGTACAGCGTAGTGGTCAACCTTAAAGCGCCGGGAGTACAGGTCATTGACGACTGGAACGGTTTTGGCCAACGCCTGACGGCCAGCGGCACCTGCATCTTTGATAACGTGCGACTGGATGATGAACCGCGCCCCACTGACCAGCGTTTTGCCTATGGGCAATCGTTCTTTCAGATTTATCACCTGAGCACCCTCGCCGGCATCGCCCGCCGCGCAACCTTGAGTGGCGCCGATGAGCTGAGCAAACGATCCAGAACCTTTTCCACCGGCAATGCCGATGTCGCCGCGCAAGATGTGCAACTGCTGCAAGTGATCGGCGAAGTGGCAAGCCAGGCCTACGCGGCACATGCCATTACCCGGCAGGCTGCGCAGCGTCTGGAGCAAACCGCGCAGTACACGATAGCCAGTGACCAACCGCTGGCCCACGACGACCCGCAGGTCGCACTGGCCGAGCTTGAAGTGTGCCTGGCAGTCAATCCCGTGGTGGATGCCACGCTCGCAGCGACCACAGCGCTGTTCGATGCCCTGGGTGCCAGCGCTACCGCCAGCAACAAGGCGCTGGATCGACTCTGGCGCAACGCACGCACCCTGGCCAACCACAACCCCCGCGTGTACAAATCGCGCATCGTGGGCAACTACCTGGTCAACGGCCTGGTACCGCCCTCGCAGTGGCGGGTGGGTGTAGCCAAGGGCTGA